The genomic stretch CACGGCGAACAGCTCGTTCAGCCGCTGCATCGCGGCCCGGCCGCGCTGGACGATCGACAGCATCCACCCGAGCGCCATGGTCGGCCAGGCGAGCTGGCCGAGGTAGCCGATGAAGGCGACGAGGTCGCCCACCGACAGCCTCCCGGCAATCGCCTCGCGGCCACCGTACCAGAGGACGACGAGGACACCCGCGCCGCCCACGATGTTCATCACCGGGCCGATGAACCCGCGCACCCGCGCCAGGCGGAGGTTCAGCTCCTGGAAGCGGGCGTTGGCGCGCGCGAAGCTCTGCACCTCGTGCGCCTCGCAGGCATAGGCCTTGACGACGTGGATGCCGGAGAGGTTCTCCTGCACGCGGCTCGACAGCTCGCCGAGCCCCTCCTGGACGCGGAACGTCCGCTCCATGAGCAGCCGGCTCGTCCGCTTCACGACCAGGAAGGCGGCGGGGTACACCGCGAGCGCCGCCGCGGTGAGCCGGACGTCCTTCAGCAGCATGGCGCTCAGGCCGAGCGCGTAGGCGAGCGGCGCATCGATGAAATTCAGGATGCCGAGCCCGAGCAGCAGGCGGACCGCGGTGACGTCGTTCACCAGCCGCGACATGAGGTCGCCGGTCTGGCGCTGCTGGTAGAAGGCGAGCGGCTGCGCCTCGAGGTGGCGGAAGAGGTCGTTGCGCAGGTCGTACTCGATGTCGCGGCCGATGTTGAAGATGACGAAGCGCGAGAAGGTGCGCACCACGCCCTGGACGACGGCGATCGCCCCGATGACCGCGACGTACCGGGTGACGACCGGCGTGCTGCTGCGAATCGCATCCACGGTCATCCCCAGCAGCCAGGGCAGGGTCATGGCGAGGGCCCGCGAGCCGAGCAGGCAGGCGATGCCGGCCGCGTAGCGGAGGCGATAACGGACGAGGTAGGCCCAGAGGCGGGACATCGCGGCGACTGTAGCGATCGGGAGCGACCTGAATCAACGGTCACCGATGGGCCGGCGAGCGGTCCCGATACGGGCGCGCTGCGGCTGGAAGCCCTCCATTCGATCAAATTGCTCGCGCTTTTCCCCGCGCGCAACGAGGAGTTGCGCCCCGTGCTGCGGGGCAGCCTGACGGACGACGAGACTCCACAAGGATCCGTGCGGCATCGGCGTTGCTGTCCGGCCTCCGCGTGGATGTGGTATGGCTCACGACGTAGTGCAGACCAAGCGGCGCGCAACGTACGAGGACCTCCTCCGGGTGCCGGATACCATGGTGGCGGAGATCGTCGACGGGGAGTTGGTGGTGAGTCCGCGGCCTGCGACGCCGCACGCGTTCGCCGCAACCGAGATGGCGGCCGATCTGCTGCCGGTGTTTCACGGCACGGAGGCACGGTCCGGGCCCGGGGGATGGTGGATCCTCCCGGAGCCGGAGCTGCACTTCGCAGACGACGTCCTGGTGCCCGATCTTGCCGCGTGGCGTTGCGGGCGCATGCCGACGGTTCCGAACACGCCTGCCATCACCCTCGCGCCGGATTGGCTCTGCGAGATCATCTCTCCCTCGTCGGTGCGCCACGACCGGATCGTGAAGATGCGCTGTTACGCGCGGCAAGGCGTCACGTGGGTATGGCTCGTGGACCCGCTCGCTCGCACCCTGGAGGACCTTCACCTCGAGGGCGATCGCTGGACGGTCGTCGCCTCGCACGCGGGAGACGAGGTGGCGCAGATCGAACCGTTTGCGGCAGTGGACATTCGGCTCGCGCGATGGTGGCTGGCGGCTGACCCGCGCTGACTCCCCGGTCGGGTGGGCCCCCGGCTACGGCCGAGGCCGATCTGCGCCTTCATCTGCGTCCTCCCCCGTCTTTCCCCCGGGGAGGACCATCCGTCGCGGCACGCGCGGGGCGGCCACGAGCTTGCCGGTGATGGTCACGTCGACGCCGCGCGTCCCGTCGGCCAGCGTCGCCACCACCGGCTCGCCCGGGCCGAAGGGGACGCCGGTCGAGAAGGTCGTGTGGGCATTCGTGAGCGTGTTGAACGCGGCCGGGTTGTTGGGGATCACGGTCGACTGAAGGAGCTCGACGGAGCAGAGCGTGCGCTTGGAGTCCGCGAGGTAGAGCGGGCCGGGCTCCTGCCCGTGGTTGGCGACCAGCACGTCGGTCACGAGAAGCGAGCGCCCGTCGGGCACGACGTAGAGCGTCACCGACGGCGCGGGCTCGTCGCTCGACGACCGCTTGCCGACGTTGGCCGCGAAGGCGCTGACCGGCTGCTCGAAGGCCCGTGCCGGATCGACTAGCACCGCCACGCCGAGGAGGCAGAGGGCGGCGGCAAGACCCCTCATGAGCCGGCCCGGCCGACCGCCAGCAGCGACATCCCGATCGGCGGGCTCAGGCGCCGCTCGAGGCGCAGGAGGGGCACCAGACGGTCGTTCAGGCGCGCCTGCAGCCCCGGCACCGTCCGGCGCCCCAGGATGCGCGCGTTCAGGAACCACCCCGCGACGCCGAGCATGTTGAAGTAGCTGACGTGCTCGACCGCCAGGCCGGCCCCCCGGAGCTTCCGGACGAGCTCCGTGCGGGTGTAGCGCCGGTGCTGCCCGATCGCACGGTCGATCGTCCCGTAGAGCGCGGGCAGCGCCGGGACGATCAGCACCACCCGCCCGCCGGGAGCGAGGACGGCGCGCATCGCCCGCAGCGCCGCCTCGTCGTCCCGGAGGTGCTCGAGCAACCTGGCGCAGGTGACGGTGTCGAAGCTCCCGGGCGCGAAGCCGTCCAGGCTGACCTGCGCGAGGTCGAGCGCGCGCACCTCGACATTCGGCTTGCCGGCGTACCGCCGCTGGAGAAGCTCGAGGTACTCGGGGTCGAAGTCGGTGGCCACCACGTGCTCGCGCGTCGCGAGGTACTGCGTCATGACGCCCGTCCCGGAACCGACCTCCAGGACGCGGCGGCCGACGTAGGGCCGCATGAGCTCCCATTGGAACTCGGTGTACCGCCGGAGCGCCTCGACGCGGCGGAGCGTGGTGAAGGCGTCGTCCTCGCGCCCGATGTCGGGCGAGATGCGGAAGCGCAGGATCGTCCACG from Deltaproteobacteria bacterium encodes the following:
- a CDS encoding methyltransferase domain-containing protein is translated as RSERFGLEPELTAKVAHLRCRIHEVPIAYYGRGYSDGKKIGWKDAVSAAWTILRFRISPDIGREDDAFTTLRRVEALRRYTEFQWELMRPYVGRRVLEVGSGTGVMTQYLATREHVVATDFDPEYLELLQRRYAGKPNVEVRALDLAQVSLDGFAPGSFDTVTCARLLEHLRDDEAALRAMRAVLAPGGRVVLIVPALPALYGTIDRAIGQHRRYTRTELVRKLRGAGLAVEHVSYFNMLGVAGWFLNARILGRRTVPGLQARLNDRLVPLLRLERRLSPPIGMSLLAVGRAGS
- a CDS encoding ABC transporter ATP-binding protein → MSRLWAYLVRYRLRYAAGIACLLGSRALAMTLPWLLGMTVDAIRSSTPVVTRYVAVIGAIAVVQGVVRTFSRFVIFNIGRDIEYDLRNDLFRHLEAQPLAFYQQRQTGDLMSRLVNDVTAVRLLLGLGILNFIDAPLAYALGLSAMLLKDVRLTAAALAVYPAAFLVVKRTSRLLMERTFRVQEGLGELSSRVQENLSGIHVVKAYACEAHEVQSFARANARFQELNLRLARVRGFIGPVMNIVGGAGVLVVLWYGGREAIAGRLSVGDLVAFIGYLGQLAWPTMALGWMLSIVQRGRAAMQRLNELFAVAPAITSLPDAVPPADVRGDLVLRGVSFRYPGRPEAPPVLDDVDLAIPAGSTIAVVGRTGAGKTTLVQLLPRLFDVDAGAVLLDGRDIRTLPLGWLRRHVGLVPQDPFLFSRSVRDNVAWALEADGNGRVEQAVRMASLTRDLAEFPHGLETIVGERGVTLSGGQKQRVALARVVAAAPRVLVLDDALSSVDAQTEREILDRLREFFRARTTILVSHRITTVKEADLIFVVDEGRIVEFGDHETLLARGGVYADLFRQQSLEGELEAI
- a CDS encoding Uma2 family endonuclease; the encoded protein is MAHDVVQTKRRATYEDLLRVPDTMVAEIVDGELVVSPRPATPHAFAATEMAADLLPVFHGTEARSGPGGWWILPEPELHFADDVLVPDLAAWRCGRMPTVPNTPAITLAPDWLCEIISPSSVRHDRIVKMRCYARQGVTWVWLVDPLARTLEDLHLEGDRWTVVASHAGDEVAQIEPFAAVDIRLARWWLAADPR